CCTGGTGTGGGGTTTTTTTTATTGGGTCAATGATAAATGATTGACAAGCTTCTGAACAAAAACTACAAATGTGAAAAAACTGCTGTGTCCACAAATATTATTTAATCTTACAGAGAAAATTAGTGAACTTGAGGCCCAAAACCCAACCAAGAATCAAGTTTGAAAGTTGCATGCCAAATTATTCACTTCCATTTTGCATAGAATCTCTGATCACTCCACATTAACATTCGATTCAACTTAATCCGAACATCCCTCTTCTTCAAATGCAAATGCCTAGGCACAATCCTCTTCTCCAAGCTAAACCCAAAGTATTGTGGAAACTCTTTCAACTCCTCCATACTCCTCTCCATCTCCTCCAACAAGTATTGGAGCTTGGGTCTCAAATTGTTTTCAATACTGTACCCAAATATAGCAGGAATTCTTGCGCTGAAACTTGCTGCCTCCTTGTGTGAAAGCCCTACACTCTTCAAAAATTTGATCTTCGAACGTAGTTTCTCTTCACGGATGTTCAAAAGATGAGCATTTAATTTACTTGGGACATTCAATTTTGCTACCCCTAATTGCCTAAGATAATTAAGGGTTGGTCTAAGGCAATATTCAACATCAGAAAAGAGGATTTGAGGGCAGTTAAAGATCAAGCCTCTGGATTCTTGGACTGAAGCATGTAAATCGCTAGCCAAGAATTGGAAAACAGGGTCTACATCAGTGAGGTCAAAGTTATTGGAAATGAGTTGAGGGCAAATGGAAGTGAGCCTTGAGAAGTCAGTGTCCTGAAAGCCCttggatttgaagaaatttatGGTGGAAAGTATTTGGGTTATGGCATCAGGTGATGGCAGTTGGTGTGGTTTAGTGTTGCGATCAATAACACCTATGGCTTTGAGGTACCGAAGATTTTCATGGTTACTTGTACGGAATCTAAGGTAAAAAGGAGGATGtagagaggaagaggaagagagaTGGTAGGGTTTTAAGGTTTTGGATGGCGAATTGAAAGATAAAGGTGGGAGAGACAGAGAGCGAAGCATTGCTTTTCTTTTGATGGGTTTTGGAGGGAAGGGTTAACTAACAGGAAATGAGTGATGAATTGAGTGTGTGTGGTTGTTATTTTGAGCTGTGAGATGATAATTAGATAAGGGgtctctctcttctttttctttttttttttgcccctTTTCTATTCTTATTTTCAAAACATTTCACAACTAAAATTaacttattataatataataaaatgctGGCGTGGCGAATGCTCATTGGTTAAAAAAAAGTGCTTAAAAAGCTACACCAATAACAAAATATCTACTTCTTGGTCCTTGGATATACCAACTGCTACGGTCGTTATACCTCAGTCTCTCTCAAAACTGATAAACTGATACTAGTCTATCCTCGCTGAAAACCACATAGCTTTTAAATCTCATTAATGGAGACTCTGAACCCCGGTAAGCCTTCAACCCCATCTCTCCTAAAAACCCATTTTCTCAAATCCCCTCCTTTCGTTAACTCTACCATCAAATTAAAGCCCCAATTTCACACCCTTTACAACAGGAGAACTCTTTCTTTAACCATTACTTGCAAACTGAAAAGCTCTCAAGAAGTAAAGAACAAAGACAAGAATGTATCCAGGAAGATTCTGTTATCAGATTCAGCTCCACCAGTTTTAGAAAAAAGTGGTTCTGGCAATGGGGTGGTTCCAGAGAAGGCAgcaggaggtggaggtggtggtggaccATTGGTTTTCGTGAAGAGGTTGCCTAggagggttttgtctgttttgtcTAATTTGCCTTTGGCTATTGGAGAAATGTTTGCTATTGCTGGGCTTATGGCTCTAGGTATGTTGAAAATTTAAAGTTTTAATGTTTTTAAGGCTAATGCTTTCTTGATTTTCATTTGGCGGATGATATTATGCCATAAGATTCTTTGCACCATATAGAACGTGCACCTGTCTTTAGGACCtttaatcatcaaaagaaaaggaaaggattgCAAATCTTTCAAAAAAAAGAAGGAACACTAAATTTAGATAGAATTTGAAGATATGGAACTGTTCTCTTGTGTGGAATGAAGGAAATTGGAGTTACCAGGGcatcattttattgatttttaatcaGAATTATTTCTATGCATCTACAGGTACTGTCATTGATCAAGGGGAGGCTCCAGATTTCTATTTCCAAAAATACCCTGAAGAGAATCCTGTTTTAGGATTCTTCACTTGGAGGTGGATTCTCGCCCTTGGATTTGATCACATGTTTTCATCTCCTGTTTTCCTGGGAATGTTGGCTCTCTTGGGAACATCTCTTATGGCCTGCACTTACACAACACAGATCCCCCTGGTTAAGGTTGCAAGAAGGTCTGAATTTTTGCAGCAAATCAAGTCTCTTAAGTTGGCAcaataagctttttttttttttttttggttttttaatGCAACTATACTGATATATGCAGGTGGAATTTTTTGCACTCAGCTGAGGCAATCCGTAAGCAGGAATTTTCAGACAATTTGCCCAGGGCGTCCATTCAAGATTTGGGTGTTATTCTGATGGGAGCTGGATACGAGGTTAAAATGTTCAATGTGCATTCATTATTTCCAGATCCTCGATCATTATTACCTTATATATCTGTTTCATGCTCACCAATTCACCATGCTTGGTTTGATTATTATAGGTGTTCTTGAAAGGACCATCTCTATATGCCTTCAAGGGTTTGGCAAGCCGGTTCGCCCCTATTGGAGTACATTTAGCAATGCTGCTGATAATGGCAGGGGGAACTCTTAGTGCTGCTGGGAGCTTCAGAGGCTCAGTCACTGTTCCACAGGGGTTGAATTTTGTTGTAGGAGATGTGTTAGGTCCAACTGGGTTTCTTTCTACTCCCACTGAAGCTTTCAATACGGAGGTTCATGTCAACAGATTCTACATGGACTACTATGATAGTGGAGAGGTGAATGTTTAATCTTGTGTATATTTATGCAAAGTAATATAACCCAGAAGACTTCTTTGATCAAACGGTTCCTTGAAATTTGGTCTTTGATCTTTCTATTTGTTTCAtccctctttttctgtcaatGTGATACCTTCGAAGTCCTTGATCTCTGAGAGTTTATGTGTCTAACCTTACGAAGTACTGTATACAGTCTTTTCAGTAATTGTTTGTTCTACTGATATATATTAGGAGGGAAAAAGAATTTTCTGCCAGCAATATCCGTATcaatgatattattttttttccacTCAATTCTGCTTCCTTGACATTAATACATATCCTTTTTCCACTTGTAGGTGTCACAATTTCACACTGATCTTTCGCTATTAGATTTTGATGGGAAGGAGGTGTTGAGGAAAACAATCAGCGTAAACAATCCTTTGCGCTATGGTGGGATTACTATATACCAAACAGACTGGAGCTTTTCTGCCTTACAGATAAGTAAAAATGATGAAGGACCTTTCAATTTGGCTATGGCACCTTTGAAGGTCAATGGTGACAAGAAACTTTTTGGAACTTTTCTACCAGTTGGGGACCTTAATTCTCCTAACGTCAAGGGAATGTATGTATTTTTTAACCGTTGTCACTTCTTTATTTACTTGCTTATTAGCTGACATGTAGATGACATTATACCCACTTTTATTCACTTATACACATAAAATGAGTAATTGCTTCTGCTTCCAGGATAGCATTTTGTTATGACCATGATTACGTTTTGGGTTTTTCATAGCTGTAGTAAATTTCATGACCCTGATGCTTAAATagataattttcattttttacatCTAATCTTCATCTTGCTTTTCCAATCTGATTTGGTTTTTCAGATCAATGCTTGCACGTGATCTACAATCCATTGTCCTATATGATCAAGAAGGGAAGTTTGTGGGAGTCCGACGACCTAACTCTAAGCTTCCAATTGAAATAGATGGAACAAGAATTGTTATTGAAGATGCAATTGGAAGTAGTGGTCTTCAATTAAAGGTGAAGACGTTAAAATCTGCAATAAATGGATTTTCTCTTACATAATAATCTGCAAGGAACTAACTAAAACTTGTCTATATTCAGACTGATCCAGGGGTACCAGTTGTTTATGCTGGATTTGGTGCCCTAATGCTCACAACTTGCATCAGTTACTTGTCTCACTCACAGGTCAAATTTCTAATTATATTGAGCTTGGATTACTATGTACATTCTCTAAGTAATAGTGCAGCTGATATTTGTTGAAGCTTTAGATTGTGTCATTGGGTTTGTTTTTTTCATGGAAAAAGGTTTTTTGTGAAGAAAAGAAACAGAAGCATATTTGAGATGGTGAAAATCTTATTGTTTCATTAATTAAAGCTTGAATTTATACAAGAAAACCTAACAGAAATAGCATAAAATCTGCTGCACTTTCAGCAGTAAATCCTATTCTAAAGCAAAGCATTATTCCTTAAAAATAGCAACAAGAAGACAACATAAATGGTCACATTTGGATTATGTTTTGACTGTTTCAACAACCACATAAGCATCTTCAATAGCTTTGCAGTTAGCCCGCTGCTAagttaataatttcaataatcctcCTTAGCTTAGGAGCTGCAAACTCTAATTGTCATCAAAATAGCTCCTCCTCCTCCTGATGTTGATCCACAATAACTTTGGCTTCTCTTGGTTGTTGCTGTGCATTGCATCTGATCTCCATGTGTCCTAGCTGGTCACATTTTTTTACATTGTACATCTAGTCTCCACCAACATCTTTCTTGTGGATGATTGTCCGTTCAACAATAAAGATGCAATCAGCCGCAAAAAAGATGTTTGTGGAGATCAGATGCATGATGTAAAAAATGTGATCAGCTAGGACACATGGAGATCAGATGCAATGTATAACAACAACCAAGAGATAATCAGGACGAGGAGGTGGAGGAGCTATTTTGATGACAATTGGAGTTTGCAGCTCCTAAGAGAACTGTTTATATATGAATGCTATACAATTCAGAATGCATATGATAGCCTTGTGAAATAATATTCTGAAGTTAGATAATTACTGTTATTATTAgtctcatttcattatttactctTGATTTCAAGTTGCTCAAAAtgcgctcttttttttttttttttaattaccaaAGATATGGGCCTTGCAAGATGGAACAGCAGTGGTTGTTGGAGGAAAGACTAACCGAGCCAAGGCTGTATTTGAAGATGAAGTAAATCGTTTGCTCGATCACGTTCCCGAGTTGGTTGAATCTTCATCTCTTTCCAAGCAATCTGATATGATTAGTGGTTAGTTTTTATGCATCACATCAGAAGCACACTTGAAAGAAGATTACCTGCTATTCAAATTTTTTGAGGTAAAAACAAGATACAATCCAATTTATTTGGTTATCCAGCTTGATAAATGACAATACTCATAGAGCCATAGAGTATCTTTCTGAATGTATAGTTATTAGCATTACTCAGTATATACATCAGTATAATCTTGCAGCTGCTTAATTTGTAATGAGAGGATTGGGTATGGTGGGTGGAAGGCGAGAGCTACCTCTGTTGTGTCGCTCAAAGCCTGATGGGGGCTCATACTGAACATTGTCTTTCATTGTTACTCGCATGTAGATCCACTAATTTTGTACTAAGCAGACATTATTCGAATACTGTAACATTATTTATTGTCACTTGGATTATATCCACTGTAGCTTAATTTGCCTGGTTATAACTTGATAATTATGATTGATATCACCTTTTGATTGCAAGGATTGTGTTAATTATATCCTTAAGTATTGAGATTCTAGGACTTTGATTGGCCTTACAATCTAtaatcagttttttttttttattaattttatgttcgcaataattatatttattattgagTATAGCTTGGACAATCATTTATAACACTATATAACAAGGGTATCATTTAAAAATGGTGGCCAAGGTCAGCAAGTAGGAAAATTGTTCAAGATTGGCATGTAAAAATATACATGCATGTGAACCCTGTTGTTAGCTCAGGAAGTGCCCCCCCAAaattcatgtttttttttttaatatatatgtgTATTATTTAATTAAGAAGGTAGATAAGAGAGATTAGGGGTAGTTTGACCCcacaattatttttaaaaaatttttaataggtatattaaaatttaattttttttaattaattgatttctcaaattttttattagtctctgtatatatttattaaaaacaaaaatcttaaatatgcataataaattttatttttcatcaattggccccttaatttttttttattgaaccttaataatttataatttatatattattatttaaattaaaacgtTAAAATTACTTGATtgtcattaaaaaaaatataaaagttcAATGGttattcaaatttttatatttacaaattaaaatttaattggtaGATTTTATTGAAAATCAAATTCAAGctaatctaataatttcctatcatataatctaaaataaatttggatttttcttcttttttgtttaTTCTTACTCTTCCCCTTGTTCTATgggtataatataaattttttttctttatctttcTCTCATTTAGCTTTCTATCATTTATATCattcatattaaaaaattattttatttatatatgtataagtaaattaaattagtagTCTCAACTTCTATGCAAATTTTAGATAGATCAACTTAAATATacatttatttttaactaatatgtttattttatcttttttataagctatatatttattttattgttttactaatgtctaatttttcacatttctctaattttaatgattattatatttttttaatcttataCTATTATGCCATATAGTTAATTTATGGGTttatatttatcttttttttatatAACATAAATTATATATATCATCGATGTATTATGATTGACCCTCTGACTCCACCATGAGCTTAGATCAAATTCCATGACCAACAACTTAACTATCTTTCTTATGAACAAGaaagttatttattttttttaattaattctaatgGAGAAAGGTTTGGAGAGGGAAAGAGTGACCTATCATTGTGTAAATCCAAACCCAGTTGAATTCTCAATGGACTAATACATAAGTGTAGAAAATTGCTTGATTTTGATTTAgatatataataattgataaggactaaattatttaTGTCATATATCAAAATCATAAATGAGAAAACATATCAGATTAAGTTAATATGTGTGTCATGGTATGTGGGGATGTATACATTTATATTGATCATGAAGTCAACCCAAATGagcaaattgttattaaaaataagAGGAAGTAGGTGCTGAGATTGAAGGGAGGCTTCAAGAATGTGTTTTTCAACTCCTGCCTACCAAGTTGGTGCCAACTACATTGAGTTGTTATAGGAGTTGTTGAAGCCTTGAAGGGTTTGCAAACTTGCAATTGACCATTGCTATTCAAATTCCAATTCTCATTCTTATATTTTGAAGGTGATGAAATCAGGATAAAAACCTGATTGCAAGAGATTGCTTGCGTAACACATTAGCTACTCACTGTGACATAAAAAGGTCCGCTTAAAACCTCTTAATTCCAAATGCATCATCATGTAGCCTACCTCCATGAATCAAATATTGATAGCAATATGTATAGATAGAATGAAGACAATGAATAGCCAAATCTTACTCTCAATGGAATTAAAAAATGGGGAgacaactcaaaaaaaaaaaagtcaacatcACCGTCCCATAATTTTGACATAGCTATAAtaaagttataaaataataataataaaatatgagaaaattttGTGTAAGATATTTGAACCAAAGTCCAACTCAACTGTGCGCGTAAATAACATCATGGGTGAAAGATAATTACAACCTTTGAGTCTTGTTTTTATGGGATTTGAATCTTAATGCATAACAGGTTTTGAGTTACAGAAGGAAGAGTAACTCTTCCTCTTTCTATGAATCCTTCCCATCTTTGAATGTGAGATCATAGTCAGATTCCTTTTCCACCTTCCTACTAACCAAGGAAGAAAACAAATGGAGTAGGACCGTATAAATATTTCAGCTTCTTAACTTTGTTCATAAAACAGTCCTCTTCCCTTACTCCTCAGGTAAGGCCTGTAAATCTTTCTTGTCTGCTTTGATTAGCCAGATGATAATCCTCTGTTGCTGTTTATATTACTTGAAACTTATCTCCAGTAGTTCATATAATTAGAAGTTCCTGTTGACAATTAACATTCATTTACAGGAAGAGGGGTTTCACACGGTCACTGGTGAAGAAAAGTAACAATTAAGGTGAAAAGTGAACAGAAACAATTATTCTGATGGAGGAAAATGAAGATTCAGTTCAAGAAAAGCATTTTCGAATAGAGATGCAGGTGAGTAATGAGGTTATGGGTCGGAAAAACATAGTGAAGAAAAGCTGGGATGAATCAAAGAAGATGTGGGAAATAGCAGCACCTGCCATGATGACTGCAGTAACCCAATTCTCAATTGGGTTTGTCACTTCTGCATATGTTGGCCATTTAGGAGAGGTGGAACTGGCTGCTGTCTCAGTTGTTCAGAATGTTATTGAGGGCTTTGTTTATGGGGTGATGGTAAGTAATTAGCAGCCATTTTAGTTATATCTGAATTTCCCTGTTCTTATTTAATGCTACCATTATAAGTTCTTCTAATTACTTTGGAGTTAGAAATTTAACATGTTTACAAGTTTTCCTAAATCCACATGAAATATGTTGCAAATTGGAAGTATAATTGTTTAATAGCAGGATATCATATAGTTTCTCAATTAAAAAGATTACAAGTTTTAACATTAATTTTACCTTGCTTCCTCATAACTAAATTAGTATACCGGTGGAGGAAAATGTTCTGTGATTATTATACATATTGTGAAATTGTGCCAAATAATTCCAACTTTCTAAATCCTGTTACAAATGCTATAGCTGAGATGAAACTCAAATTACTATTTTATCTATGTATGACCTTCTCTGTATTAGCTAGGGATGGGAAGTGCCCTGGAGACGCTATGTGGGCAAGCTGTTGGTGCTGGACAACTGAACATGCTTGGAATCTATATGCAAAGATCATGGATCATTACTGGTGTCACTGCATTGGTCTTAACACCTTTTTATGTTTTTGCTTCACCATTACTACAACTCCTTCATCAAGACAAAGATATTTCAAAGCTTGCTGGAAAgtactcgatatgggtaattccTCAATTGTTTGCTTATGCCATAAACTTCCCTTTACAGAAGTTTCTCCAAGCACAGAGCAGAGTATGGGTTATGACGATCATTTCCATAATAGCCCTTGGATTTCATGTGTTGTTGAATTGGGTGCTTGTGACAAAACTGGATCGCGGGCTACTTGGTGCTGCCATCGCAGGGAACATCTCATGGTGGCTTGTGGTTTTGGGTCAGATAATTTATGTGGTCTCTGGTTATTTCTCAGAGGCATGGACCGGCTTTTCCTGGTCAGCTTTGAAGTCATTAGCCGGGTTTCTAAAGCTCTCACTTGCATCCGCTGTAATGTTATGGTTagtattcaaaatttatttttgtaaAATCCGTGTTCAGGATTTCACTTCTTTTTCATGTCCTTATAATGGCAGCTTAGAGCTATGGTACTTTACAGCTGTGATTCTCATGGTGGGATGGTTAGACAATCCAGAAATTGCAGTAGACGCCGTTTCCATCTGGTAAGAGTTTTGTTCCTACTGTCATATTAGTCCAGCTAAAAATGTGATTCTTGTATTCTACTCATCATCTCATATTTCTTCTTAATTGCAGTATGAACTTGCAACTGTGGACTCTGATGATAGCTCTTGGTTTCAACGCAGCAGTAAGGTTAGTTGGTTCTGGCCTGGAACATATAACATGACTAACAATCAGAAAAGAGATAAAATGCAACTTAGAAATTTAGGAATTATGGTTTTGGGAATTTAATCCAACTTGATTTACTTGTAGCGTGCGAGTAGCAAATGAGCTTGGAGCTGGAAATCCTAAAGCTGCAAAATTCTCAGTGGTGGTGACTGTTTTAACTTCAACAGTAATTGGAATTGTGTTCACAGCTTTGATTCTGGTAACCAAGAATGACTTTCCAAAGGTATTCACTCGAAAATTAATGGTCATGAAGGAGGCATCAAAGCTGGGTTACTTTTTGGCAGCAACAATTTTCCTCAACAGCATCCAACCTGTGCTTCATGGTAATTGCAACTAAACTCTCCAGTATCCACCTGCACAAGTGATGAACCCATGGTCCTTTTTCCTCTGCAAGTGACTAAAAACTTATTTCTCGACATATGCAGGGGTGGCAGTGGGTGCAGGCTGGCAGTTCTTAGTGGCCTTCATCAATACTGGGTGTTACTACATCATAGGACTTCCTATCGGTGCTGTTCTTGGCTACAAGTTAAAGCTAGGTGTTAAGGGCATATGGTCAGGGATGTTAGCTGGTTGTCTGCTTCAAATAGTCATTCTGATTTTCGTCTTTCTGCGAACTAATTGGCACAAAGAAGTAAGTCTACATTTCTTTCACGGATAAATAGATATCAAAGAAATTAATCAAAATAGAAATCATGTTATAGAACTACTACATGGTGATAAGCAATGATTAAATTTCAAGGTCTCCTAATTATTTTATGCATTTAATGATACCAACAAGAAGCTGAATTCTTGCTAGTATCTTGAATGATTTGTTGCAGGATTAACAGAATTACCTAATCATGCATGCAGGCTGTGAAAGCTGAAGAGCGCATCAGAACTTGGGGTGGTTCTGTGGAACCTCAGCAAAGTTCATCCGAAAACAACAGCACGAGTGATTGATGAATTCATTGTGGAAAGGAACTTGAACTTGATAAAATCAATATCAAGTTCATCAAATTAAAGCTGCTTTTTTATATTAGAGTAGTGTTCCCAAGActctaaatttttatatttaagtctcaattgaattaaataaaaaaaaaattagcattACATAA
The Hevea brasiliensis isolate MT/VB/25A 57/8 chromosome 15, ASM3005281v1, whole genome shotgun sequence genome window above contains:
- the LOC110665092 gene encoding transcription termination factor MTEF1, chloroplastic, yielding MLRSLSLPPLSFNSPSKTLKPYHLSSSSSLHPPFYLRFRTSNHENLRYLKAIGVIDRNTKPHQLPSPDAITQILSTINFFKSKGFQDTDFSRLTSICPQLISNNFDLTDVDPVFQFLASDLHASVQESRGLIFNCPQILFSDVEYCLRPTLNYLRQLGVAKLNVPSKLNAHLLNIREEKLRSKIKFLKSVGLSHKEAASFSARIPAIFGYSIENNLRPKLQYLLEEMERSMEELKEFPQYFGFSLEKRIVPRHLHLKKRDVRIKLNRMLMWSDQRFYAKWK
- the LOC110665091 gene encoding cytochrome c biogenesis protein CCS1, chloroplastic, which codes for METLNPGKPSTPSLLKTHFLKSPPFVNSTIKLKPQFHTLYNRRTLSLTITCKLKSSQEVKNKDKNVSRKILLSDSAPPVLEKSGSGNGVVPEKAAGGGGGGGPLVFVKRLPRRVLSVLSNLPLAIGEMFAIAGLMALGTVIDQGEAPDFYFQKYPEENPVLGFFTWRWILALGFDHMFSSPVFLGMLALLGTSLMACTYTTQIPLVKVARRWNFLHSAEAIRKQEFSDNLPRASIQDLGVILMGAGYEVFLKGPSLYAFKGLASRFAPIGVHLAMLLIMAGGTLSAAGSFRGSVTVPQGLNFVVGDVLGPTGFLSTPTEAFNTEVHVNRFYMDYYDSGEVSQFHTDLSLLDFDGKEVLRKTISVNNPLRYGGITIYQTDWSFSALQISKNDEGPFNLAMAPLKVNGDKKLFGTFLPVGDLNSPNVKGISMLARDLQSIVLYDQEGKFVGVRRPNSKLPIEIDGTRIVIEDAIGSSGLQLKTDPGVPVVYAGFGALMLTTCISYLSHSQIWALQDGTAVVVGGKTNRAKAVFEDEVNRLLDHVPELVESSSLSKQSDMISG
- the LOC110665087 gene encoding protein DETOXIFICATION 33-like isoform X1: MEENEDSVQEKHFRIEMQVSNEVMGRKNIVKKSWDESKKMWEIAAPAMMTAVTQFSIGFVTSAYVGHLGEVELAAVSVVQNVIEGFVYGVMLGMGSALETLCGQAVGAGQLNMLGIYMQRSWIITGVTALVLTPFYVFASPLLQLLHQDKDISKLAGKYSIWVIPQLFAYAINFPLQKFLQAQSRVWVMTIISIIALGFHVLLNWVLVTKLDRGLLGAAIAGNISWWLVVLGQIIYVVSGYFSEAWTGFSWSALKSLAGFLKLSLASAVMLCLELWYFTAVILMVGWLDNPEIAVDAVSICMNLQLWTLMIALGFNAAVSVRVANELGAGNPKAAKFSVVVTVLTSTVIGIVFTALILVTKNDFPKVFTRKLMVMKEASKLGYFLAATIFLNSIQPVLHGVAVGAGWQFLVAFINTGCYYIIGLPIGAVLGYKLKLGVKGIWSGMLAGCLLQIVILIFVFLRTNWHKEAVKAEERIRTWGGSVEPQQSSSENNSTSD
- the LOC110665087 gene encoding protein DETOXIFICATION 33-like isoform X2, which produces MGSALETLCGQAVGAGQLNMLGIYMQRSWIITGVTALVLTPFYVFASPLLQLLHQDKDISKLAGKYSIWVIPQLFAYAINFPLQKFLQAQSRVWVMTIISIIALGFHVLLNWVLVTKLDRGLLGAAIAGNISWWLVVLGQIIYVVSGYFSEAWTGFSWSALKSLAGFLKLSLASAVMLCLELWYFTAVILMVGWLDNPEIAVDAVSICMNLQLWTLMIALGFNAAVSVRVANELGAGNPKAAKFSVVVTVLTSTVIGIVFTALILVTKNDFPKVFTRKLMVMKEASKLGYFLAATIFLNSIQPVLHGVAVGAGWQFLVAFINTGCYYIIGLPIGAVLGYKLKLGVKGIWSGMLAGCLLQIVILIFVFLRTNWHKEAVKAEERIRTWGGSVEPQQSSSENNSTSD